The genomic interval GCCTGTCGAAGGCGACGCCGCGCACGTCGAGCCGGTTCGATCGCAGCATCGCCATCGCCGACACGATGTCGCTCTTCGACGAGCGGATGCTGCTCACGGTCGGCGGCCGATGGCAGAGCCTCGACGTGAATTCCTACAATCCCGTCACGGGCTTTCGCAGCGGTGCGAGCGAGAGCGGCGCCTTCTCGCCCGGCATCGGCCTGTCGCCGGGCCTCAGCCTGACGGGCCGGGTGATCTACACCGCGGCGCAGTATTGCGATCTGGCCAACAGCCAGAAGATCCCCGACCGGGCGACGCTCGATCTCGGCCTGCGCTACGCCACCCTGTTCCGGGACAGGCCGCTGACGCGCCGGGCCAACGTCGTCAACGTGACGGGCAACAACGATTGGGCGACGACGGGGCGCGGCATCCTCGCCCAAGGAACGCCGCGAACGGTGCTGCTCTCCGCCTCGGTGGACTTTTGAGGGCTCAGGCCCGCCGCGTCAGCCGGAAGGCGGGGGCGTGATCGGGCTGGGTCGTCACCACGGCCGCCGGGAGCACCGGGCGCGTGTCCGCCCGCTCGATCCGGAAATGCCCGACGATCCGGCTCAACGCGAGCGTCGCCTCGGTGAGCGCGAAGGCCGCGCCGATGCAGACCCGCGGCCCCGCCCCGAAGGGCAGGTAGGCGAAGCGCGGCACCGGCGGCGCGCCGGGCAAGAAGCGGCCCGGATCGAAGGCGTCGGGGTCGCGCCACAGCGTACGGTGCCGGTGCAGCAGCCAGGGCGAGATCGTCACGCTGTCGCCGGGCCGGATCGCCTCGCCGGCCAGCTCGTCCGGACCGAGCGCGCGGCGGGCCAGCACGAAGGCGGGCGGGTAGAGCCGCATCGTCTCCTCGATCACCGCGCGGGTGAACGGTTTGTCCACGCTCCCCGATTCCGCCGCCACGGCTCCTTGCGTTTCCGGTGCGAGCGCGAGGAGGGTGCACGCCCAGAGCAGGGTCACCGCCGTGGTCTCGTGCCCGGCCAGGATCATGGTGGCGACCTGATCGCGCAACTCCTCGTGCGAGAAGCCCCGGCCGGTCTCGGGAT from Methylobacterium sp. AMS5 carries:
- a CDS encoding TonB-dependent receptor, producing MPGRVASTTVAPRSTIGLSKATPRTSSRFDRSIAIADTMSLFDERMLLTVGGRWQSLDVNSYNPVTGFRSGASESGAFSPGIGLSPGLSLTGRVIYTAAQYCDLANSQKIPDRATLDLGLRYATLFRDRPLTRRANVVNVTGNNDWATTGRGILAQGTPRTVLLSASVDF